The Flavobacteriales bacterium genome has a segment encoding these proteins:
- a CDS encoding peroxidase-related enzyme (This protein belongs to a clade of uncharacterized proteins related to peroxidases such as the alkylhydroperoxidase AhpD.), which produces MSFIQTGNSYPGILGLLYYKSSTGKTLSSFAHSLLKGPSGLTSGERELIASYVSKLNQCDFCCDSHSAAAACHLNQNELVEQVKKDFRQAAISPKMKALLEIATKVQKSGREVMTSDIENARQQGASDQDIHDAVLIAAAFCMFNRYVDGLGTIPAQDDEYPEMGKQLAHRGYKYPPLIIRWLVRRILNKKFRK; this is translated from the coding sequence ATGTCTTTTATTCAAACAGGAAATTCCTATCCGGGTATTTTAGGATTGTTGTATTATAAATCCTCCACCGGAAAAACCTTAAGTTCGTTCGCACATTCATTGTTAAAGGGGCCTTCCGGACTAACAAGTGGAGAGCGTGAATTAATCGCTTCTTATGTGTCGAAATTGAACCAATGTGATTTTTGTTGTGATTCACATAGTGCCGCGGCCGCTTGTCATTTAAACCAAAATGAACTGGTGGAGCAGGTAAAAAAGGATTTTCGGCAGGCAGCGATTAGTCCCAAAATGAAAGCGCTCTTGGAGATTGCTACCAAGGTTCAAAAGAGTGGGAGGGAAGTTATGACTTCGGATATTGAAAATGCCCGCCAGCAGGGCGCAAGCGATCAGGATATTCATGATGCCGTTTTAATCGCCGCTGCATTTTGTATGTTTAACCGCTATGTAGATGGTTTGGGCACAATTCCTGCTCAAGATGATGAATATCCCGAAATGGGAAAACAATTAGCGCATCGGGGTTACAAATATCCGCCATTGATAATCAGGTGGTTGGTGCGTAGAATTTTAAATAAGAAGTTCCGGAAATAA
- a CDS encoding DUF1569 domain-containing protein translates to MAYPDLFSPSDVQQLIQRIEMLTPSTQGLWGKMNVAQMVKHCTISFEQALEKNNQRPPAMMRWMLQLFFRKSMVNEVPYKQNLPTAPAFKIVDQPAFLAEQQKLKELILEFSARGKQHFEGKSQLTLGKLSALEWNNLMYKHIDHHLRQFGV, encoded by the coding sequence ATGGCTTATCCCGATTTGTTTTCTCCTTCAGACGTTCAGCAACTCATTCAGCGAATAGAAATGTTGACCCCATCCACTCAGGGATTGTGGGGCAAAATGAATGTGGCACAAATGGTAAAGCATTGCACCATTTCATTCGAACAGGCACTTGAAAAAAACAATCAACGTCCCCCTGCCATGATGCGATGGATGCTCCAACTGTTTTTCAGAAAATCTATGGTGAATGAGGTTCCGTATAAACAAAACTTACCCACAGCACCTGCTTTTAAAATTGTTGATCAACCTGCTTTCTTAGCCGAACAACAGAAATTGAAAGAGCTGATTCTTGAATTTTCTGCAAGAGGTAAACAACATTTCGAAGGGAAATCTCAACTTACACTTGGTAAGCTAAGTGCCTTGGAATGGAATAATCTGATGTATAAGCATATTGATCATCACTTGCGTCAATTTGGAGTGTAA
- a CDS encoding DUF1987 domain-containing protein has translation MSGFILEGSTKTPEIRFNGDEGILEISGRSIPEISSEFYQPIIDWVKAYGQSPKEETKVVARFEYFNTSSSKSILDIFKALEDIHKSGKSKVSIDWIYTEDDESMEEAGEEYRILLSVPFNIKCEADNS, from the coding sequence ATGTCTGGTTTCATTCTCGAAGGAAGTACTAAAACACCTGAAATTCGCTTCAATGGAGATGAAGGAATTTTAGAAATCAGCGGTCGCTCGATTCCGGAAATTTCCAGCGAATTCTATCAGCCAATTATCGATTGGGTTAAAGCCTATGGTCAATCCCCAAAAGAGGAAACCAAAGTGGTAGCCCGGTTCGAATATTTTAATACTTCTTCTTCCAAAAGCATTTTAGATATTTTTAAAGCCTTGGAGGACATTCACAAATCCGGAAAAAGTAAAGTATCGATCGATTGGATTTACACGGAGGATGATGAATCGATGGAGGAAGCTGGTGAAGAATACCGGATTTTATTGAGCGTTCCGTTTAACATCAAATGCGAAGCTGATAATTCATAA
- a CDS encoding M48 family metalloprotease: MKFNFYCIVLSVFLWGEISAQNDYHPLKCTGSIPEDFTLLAKEKGAQEIKEEKSNSKSASSIEQRKKDNFIRISNYLIDEILVSGRVLFNDPISAYLNKIADAVLVNEPDLRAKIRIYVLRSNEVNAFTTNSGIIFVTSGLVAEVENEAQLAFVLSHEIIHYEKKHVINAFIENERIFTQNNRYEGYNDKIKKASSFSKDLEIEADRLGLRRLAGTQYDLKECLSSMDVLQFSHLPFDEVKFDLHRFETQNMKLPLALYLDSVKPIDFSGDVADDVESTHPNIKTRIESLQEEMKDVSTPSVQSKFIQSQDEFLQIRKIARYETVRMLLSDRQYAEAIYEAYVLLNKDPNNLYLKESIAKGMYGMAKYKQNGSYSDISRSYKKYEGEMQQSIFLFEKLSGEQLTFLACKELYELSLTSDNNFIKRLRDDLFYDLISEYDMNLEKLKIKNNEAIRQAKNDALEKEREKENEKNITSEEGENKDVKTVEDENSKYDKLRKQKKEVKSVETGKKVEQISFQYTAFADYIDSKEFADMYEEIEDKVEKDKRNKKQEEEADEKLSASQKRSREAKEEKEIRKKGKALGLNKVVFVDPFYLSVDNTKGSTLENSEQKQINFSKDVTEVSEKAGLKTDILTPKIFTHSDVDKYNQLAAVNFWISERLDHENIKMIPLESEYISTVSDDFGTKNFAFSGILSFKEKKDQIALALLSIITVYTAPWGIYYILSPNWNTYFYTLVFNVETGDCYMNEQLEFDMKESRSLLRSQLYDLFIQMKRD; the protein is encoded by the coding sequence ATGAAATTTAATTTTTACTGCATTGTGCTGTCTGTCTTTTTATGGGGAGAGATCAGCGCTCAAAATGATTACCACCCCTTAAAATGTACAGGAAGTATACCCGAAGATTTTACGCTTTTAGCCAAGGAAAAAGGTGCTCAGGAAATAAAAGAAGAAAAATCGAACAGTAAATCGGCCTCCAGTATAGAACAACGCAAAAAGGATAATTTTATCCGCATTTCGAATTACCTGATAGATGAAATTCTTGTTTCGGGTCGCGTGTTGTTTAATGACCCCATATCTGCCTACCTCAATAAAATTGCAGATGCGGTTTTAGTCAATGAACCTGATTTGCGTGCTAAAATCCGTATCTACGTTTTACGTTCCAATGAAGTAAACGCCTTTACTACCAATTCAGGGATCATTTTTGTGACTTCCGGATTAGTTGCTGAGGTGGAAAATGAAGCACAATTAGCATTTGTGCTGAGTCATGAAATTATTCACTACGAAAAGAAGCACGTCATCAACGCCTTCATCGAAAACGAGCGTATTTTCACTCAGAATAACCGATACGAAGGTTATAACGACAAAATCAAGAAAGCCAGCTCATTTTCCAAGGACCTGGAAATTGAGGCCGACCGTTTAGGTTTGCGTCGTTTAGCAGGGACACAGTACGACCTGAAAGAGTGTTTAAGTTCGATGGATGTGTTACAGTTTAGTCACCTCCCCTTTGATGAAGTAAAATTCGACCTACATCGCTTCGAAACACAAAATATGAAACTGCCATTGGCGCTTTATCTGGATTCTGTTAAGCCCATCGATTTTTCCGGAGATGTTGCCGACGATGTAGAAAGCACTCACCCTAATATTAAAACCAGAATTGAATCACTGCAGGAAGAAATGAAAGACGTTTCCACACCAAGTGTTCAATCCAAGTTCATTCAATCGCAGGACGAATTTTTACAGATCAGAAAAATTGCACGCTACGAAACGGTGCGTATGTTGCTTTCTGACCGTCAATACGCTGAAGCCATTTATGAAGCTTATGTGCTTTTAAATAAAGATCCAAACAATTTATATCTCAAGGAATCCATTGCCAAAGGGATGTACGGCATGGCCAAATACAAGCAAAACGGAAGCTATAGCGATATTTCAAGAAGCTATAAAAAGTACGAGGGAGAAATGCAACAAAGTATTTTCCTCTTTGAAAAATTAAGCGGAGAACAACTTACTTTTTTAGCTTGTAAAGAATTGTACGAACTGTCGTTAACTTCAGATAACAACTTTATTAAGCGCTTGCGAGATGATTTGTTTTATGATTTGATTTCCGAATACGATATGAATTTGGAAAAACTGAAAATCAAAAACAACGAAGCTATTCGTCAGGCAAAAAATGATGCGCTGGAAAAAGAAAGGGAAAAAGAGAATGAAAAAAACATCACTTCAGAGGAAGGCGAAAACAAAGATGTAAAAACCGTTGAGGACGAAAATTCGAAATACGATAAACTTCGCAAGCAGAAAAAGGAAGTGAAGTCGGTAGAAACTGGTAAAAAAGTGGAACAAATCAGTTTCCAATACACTGCTTTCGCGGATTATATCGACAGCAAGGAATTTGCAGACATGTACGAAGAAATTGAAGACAAGGTTGAAAAGGATAAACGAAATAAAAAACAGGAAGAAGAAGCAGATGAAAAATTATCGGCCAGTCAGAAACGTTCCCGCGAAGCCAAAGAAGAAAAGGAAATCCGCAAAAAAGGAAAAGCTCTCGGATTAAATAAAGTTGTTTTTGTAGATCCGTTTTATTTGTCGGTGGACAACACCAAAGGCAGTACACTTGAAAACAGTGAACAAAAACAAATCAATTTCAGTAAGGATGTAACTGAAGTATCTGAAAAAGCAGGTTTAAAAACAGATATTCTTACGCCAAAAATATTTACTCATTCCGATGTAGATAAATACAATCAACTGGCTGCGGTTAACTTCTGGATTTCGGAACGTCTGGATCATGAAAACATCAAGATGATTCCATTGGAGTCGGAATACATCAGCACGGTGAGCGATGATTTCGGAACCAAAAATTTTGCTTTTTCAGGGATCCTTTCCTTTAAGGAAAAGAAAGATCAGATTGCCCTGGCATTATTATCGATTATCACCGTTTACACTGCTCCATGGGGGATTTATTACATTTTAAGTCCAAACTGGAACACCTATTTCTACACGCTGGTTTTTAACGTTGAAACCGGCGATTGTTACATGAACGAACAATTGGAGTTCGATATGAAAGAAAGCCGGAGTCTGCTTCGTTCACAGCTTTATGATTTATTTATTCAAATGAAACGCGACTAA
- the mnmE gene encoding tRNA uridine-5-carboxymethylaminomethyl(34) synthesis GTPase MnmE: MRNSWIDTSTICALSTAPGAGAIAVIRVSGPDAIRSCNAIFSKDITHAKGYSVVYGSIVDQNRVVDDVVLTIFRGPNSFTGEDTVEIACHGSKFIQQEILKLLMSQGLIPARAGEFTMRAFANGKMDLSQAEAVADLIASESAAAHHLAMHQLKGGFSKQINNLREQLINFASLIELELDFSEEDVEFADRSQLLQLVAEIHRVIEKLIRSFDYGNAIKNGVPVAIVGVPNVGKSTLLNALLEEDKAIVSDIAGTTRDAIEDTMIINGIEFRFIDTAGLRETTDIVESIGIEKTWKKINEASIVLYLVDALSSSREEIRTTIEVFREYTKTASHHFLMVINKTDQWKGSQEALLEKFNVDAEKIVISARDGKNLDELKLRLFHYVEENGKDRGDVVVTNVRHLNALQKAMNFLNEVETGMKSGLSGDLLAEHLRMVLYHLGEITGEISTEDLLGNIFSKFCIGK; this comes from the coding sequence ATGAGAAATTCATGGATCGATACTTCCACCATTTGTGCCCTGTCAACCGCTCCTGGTGCCGGAGCCATTGCCGTTATTCGGGTTAGCGGCCCGGATGCCATTCGGTCCTGCAATGCCATTTTCTCAAAAGATATTACTCATGCCAAAGGTTATTCTGTGGTTTATGGATCCATTGTTGATCAAAACCGGGTGGTGGATGATGTGGTACTCACGATTTTTCGCGGACCAAATTCGTTTACGGGAGAGGATACCGTAGAAATTGCATGCCATGGATCGAAATTCATCCAACAGGAGATACTAAAATTACTCATGTCCCAGGGCCTTATCCCAGCACGTGCAGGAGAATTTACCATGCGTGCATTTGCCAATGGAAAAATGGACCTTTCACAAGCGGAAGCGGTGGCCGACTTAATTGCATCCGAATCTGCGGCAGCCCATCATTTGGCCATGCATCAGTTAAAAGGAGGATTCTCCAAACAGATCAATAATCTTCGCGAACAATTAATCAATTTTGCTTCACTTATTGAATTGGAACTCGATTTTTCGGAAGAGGATGTTGAGTTTGCAGATCGTTCACAATTGCTTCAACTGGTTGCAGAAATTCACCGGGTGATAGAAAAACTGATTCGTTCTTTCGATTATGGAAACGCCATAAAAAATGGAGTTCCTGTAGCCATTGTCGGAGTGCCCAATGTGGGTAAATCGACCTTGCTGAATGCGCTGCTGGAGGAGGACAAAGCCATTGTAAGCGACATCGCCGGAACCACACGTGATGCCATTGAAGATACAATGATCATTAATGGGATTGAATTTCGCTTTATCGATACGGCAGGATTAAGAGAAACGACAGATATCGTAGAATCCATTGGTATTGAAAAAACATGGAAAAAAATAAATGAAGCCAGTATTGTACTTTATCTGGTAGATGCGCTTTCAAGTAGCAGAGAGGAAATACGTACAACTATTGAAGTATTTCGTGAATACACCAAAACGGCTAGTCACCATTTCCTAATGGTGATTAACAAAACGGACCAATGGAAAGGCTCACAGGAAGCTTTGTTGGAAAAATTCAATGTAGATGCAGAAAAAATAGTGATTTCTGCGCGCGATGGAAAAAATCTGGATGAATTAAAATTGCGGTTATTCCACTATGTAGAAGAAAACGGAAAAGATAGGGGAGATGTGGTGGTAACCAATGTTCGTCACCTTAACGCCCTGCAAAAAGCGATGAACTTTTTAAATGAAGTGGAAACAGGAATGAAATCCGGACTCAGTGGCGATTTATTAGCTGAGCATTTACGAATGGTTTTATACCACCTGGGTGAAATCACGGGTGAAATTTCTACAGAGGATTTATTGGGTAATATTTTTAGCAAGTTCTGTATCGGGAAGTAA
- the sucD gene encoding succinate--CoA ligase subunit alpha, which yields MGVLVNKNSKVIVQGFTGSEGTFHAGQMIEYGTNVVGGVTPGKGGSMHLDRPVFNTVQEAVDKAGADVSIIFVPPAFAADAIMEAAAAGIKVVVCITEGIPVNDMVKVKEYLKGKNVTLIGPNCPGVITAGEAKVGIMPGFVFKPGRIGIVSKSGTLTYEAADQIVKAGMGISTAIGIGGDPIIGTPTREAVQMLMNDPETDAIVMIGEIGGNYEALASRWIKENGTKPVVGFIAGQTAPKGRKMGHAGAIVGGAEDSAEAKMRIMAECGIHVVASPAEIGAKMAEVLSVKA from the coding sequence ATGGGCGTTTTAGTCAATAAAAATTCGAAAGTAATTGTTCAAGGTTTTACCGGTAGCGAAGGAACATTCCACGCAGGTCAAATGATCGAGTATGGAACCAATGTAGTTGGTGGAGTTACACCAGGTAAAGGCGGAAGTATGCACCTTGACCGTCCTGTTTTTAATACCGTTCAAGAAGCCGTAGATAAAGCAGGTGCTGATGTATCTATCATCTTTGTTCCACCGGCATTTGCTGCCGACGCCATTATGGAAGCTGCTGCGGCAGGTATCAAAGTGGTTGTTTGTATCACCGAAGGAATTCCGGTGAACGACATGGTAAAAGTGAAAGAATACCTTAAAGGCAAAAACGTAACCTTAATTGGTCCGAATTGTCCGGGTGTTATCACCGCTGGTGAAGCAAAAGTTGGAATTATGCCAGGTTTTGTATTTAAACCGGGACGAATCGGTATCGTTTCCAAATCGGGAACTTTAACGTATGAAGCGGCTGACCAAATTGTGAAAGCAGGAATGGGAATTTCTACAGCAATCGGAATCGGTGGTGACCCTATTATCGGAACGCCTACCCGTGAAGCCGTTCAAATGCTCATGAATGATCCGGAAACCGACGCCATCGTTATGATTGGTGAAATCGGAGGAAACTATGAAGCGTTAGCATCACGCTGGATTAAAGAAAACGGAACCAAGCCTGTGGTTGGGTTCATCGCCGGACAAACTGCTCCTAAAGGCCGTAAAATGGGTCACGCAGGTGCAATTGTTGGTGGCGCAGAAGATTCAGCTGAAGCAAAAATGCGAATCATGGCAGAATGCGGAATTCACGTTGTGGCATCTCCTGCTGAAATCGGAGCTAAAATGGCAGAAGTATTAAGTGTTAAAGCTTAA
- a CDS encoding prealbumin-like fold domain-containing protein, with protein sequence MKNTAILFSLFILFSSAAICKKNKNTFMIQGQLTTTESWCGGMRPTPEIEKNLRTPKALPNTKIYIRKGTVNDPKSKILQTVTSDANGNFSVKLPAGKYVIVDEKKKDRKYAEELLKKFEKETQNYSAIDKNCLEEWLKTPDFTFEIDANGTLKNMDTLKVNYHLPCSFRSVPCVQYRGPMPP encoded by the coding sequence ATGAAAAACACAGCAATCCTTTTTTCGCTATTCATTTTATTTTCTTCTGCCGCTATTTGCAAGAAGAACAAGAATACATTTATGATTCAGGGTCAACTCACCACTACCGAATCCTGGTGCGGAGGAATGCGTCCCACCCCAGAAATTGAAAAGAATCTGCGAACTCCAAAAGCGCTGCCAAATACAAAAATCTACATCCGGAAAGGGACAGTGAACGACCCTAAATCTAAAATCCTTCAAACCGTCACTTCCGATGCCAATGGAAATTTTTCGGTAAAACTGCCAGCGGGAAAATATGTTATTGTGGACGAGAAAAAAAAGGACCGGAAGTATGCCGAGGAACTTCTAAAGAAATTTGAAAAGGAGACACAGAATTATTCAGCCATCGATAAAAACTGTTTGGAGGAATGGCTAAAAACACCGGATTTCACCTTTGAAATTGATGCCAACGGGACATTAAAAAACATGGATACTTTAAAAGTTAATTATCACCTTCCCTGTTCATTCAGAAGTGTTCCTTGTGTGCAATACCGGGGACCAATGCCTCCTTAA
- a CDS encoding OmpA family protein — protein sequence MKRFRSVLLLVVLLTWSVDTLSASALPSAEKFLKDARACAEEFDFKCAEQNYLNALREDPDNMDANREYGMLLNKYLNRKSEAIPFLEKALLKAEKRDSLPETLFALATSYHYVSRFSDAKKHYALVIPACKNTKAGDQLKTSLLKYMEQCDFANSYVVPDENNMVINLGDAVNGPGPEYVPVYLAQDSSILFTARRISAHDGLVDGKDGKYYEEIYRASKTENGITSPEIIHPEGDASILAHESVVSVSPDGKTVFLAINGKLYSADYTNGKLGKSKDLGKNINRGKYQNHAVVSADGKTLFFSSISKDGEGGLDIFRSEIQSDGTWGPATSLGPDINTPDDEESPAISPDGKTLYFSSRGHRGFGGYDLFSAEWDGSKFTNVKNLGAPVNSPADDIYLTLNPDGKSGMFSSGRSNGMGDMDIYMLVFKDKVEPECNFQSPLAISGLDTLAPGAEAEYVYAGIPANASQLSFKWSTNSGEFSSEKISVKNASQSGSVAENIHLEASFMNGNTKEKWCANKTVQHKTVTENSVVNTVTTSAPVSLEAIYFDFDNFSLNEQARKAIARNLEILRNNPNLRISLAGFADSRGSASYNMVLSKRRLNTVFNFLIKMGIDRSRILISEAKGESQPVNRCTDGVDCSEDEHAKNRRVEFIIAPEV from the coding sequence GTGAAGCGATTTAGGTCTGTTTTGTTGCTGGTAGTTTTACTGACATGGTCGGTAGATACGCTTTCTGCATCTGCCTTACCTTCTGCTGAAAAATTTCTAAAAGATGCGCGTGCCTGTGCCGAAGAATTCGATTTTAAATGTGCCGAGCAAAACTACCTGAATGCATTGCGCGAGGATCCGGACAACATGGATGCGAATCGTGAGTATGGCATGTTGCTCAATAAATATTTAAACCGGAAGTCGGAAGCTATTCCCTTTTTGGAAAAAGCACTTTTAAAAGCTGAAAAACGAGATTCCTTACCCGAAACTTTATTTGCCTTAGCAACATCATACCATTATGTTTCTCGCTTCAGCGATGCAAAAAAGCATTATGCATTGGTAATTCCCGCTTGTAAAAACACAAAGGCAGGGGATCAACTAAAAACTTCGTTATTGAAGTACATGGAGCAATGCGATTTCGCTAATTCTTATGTTGTTCCTGATGAAAATAATATGGTGATCAATCTCGGAGATGCAGTGAATGGTCCGGGTCCGGAATACGTACCGGTTTATTTGGCACAAGATTCAAGTATTTTATTTACGGCTCGCCGGATTTCTGCGCATGATGGATTAGTAGATGGTAAAGACGGAAAATATTACGAGGAAATTTACCGCGCATCAAAAACGGAAAATGGGATTACTTCACCGGAAATCATTCACCCGGAGGGTGATGCTTCTATTCTGGCCCATGAATCGGTTGTATCTGTTAGTCCGGATGGAAAAACTGTTTTTCTCGCTATTAACGGTAAATTATATTCGGCCGATTATACCAATGGAAAATTAGGTAAGAGCAAGGACCTCGGTAAAAATATTAATCGCGGTAAATACCAAAATCACGCAGTGGTTAGTGCAGATGGAAAAACCTTATTTTTCTCTTCGATTTCCAAAGATGGCGAAGGTGGATTGGATATTTTCCGTTCCGAAATACAATCGGATGGTACATGGGGACCTGCCACTAGTTTGGGTCCGGATATCAATACACCGGATGATGAGGAAAGTCCTGCGATTAGTCCCGATGGAAAAACACTTTATTTTTCTTCGCGTGGTCACCGCGGATTTGGCGGATATGATTTGTTTTCTGCAGAGTGGGATGGAAGTAAATTTACCAATGTAAAAAACCTTGGTGCACCGGTTAATTCCCCAGCCGATGATATATACCTCACCTTAAATCCTGATGGAAAATCCGGAATGTTTTCTTCGGGCAGATCCAACGGAATGGGGGACATGGATATTTATATGCTGGTGTTTAAAGACAAAGTTGAACCGGAATGTAATTTTCAATCGCCATTGGCAATTTCAGGTTTAGATACCCTGGCACCCGGAGCTGAAGCTGAATATGTTTATGCAGGAATTCCTGCGAATGCCAGTCAGCTTTCCTTCAAATGGAGCACAAATTCCGGTGAATTCTCCAGCGAAAAAATTTCAGTTAAAAATGCATCACAAAGTGGAAGTGTTGCCGAAAACATTCACCTGGAAGCAAGTTTTATGAATGGTAATACCAAGGAAAAATGGTGTGCCAATAAAACAGTTCAACATAAAACGGTAACTGAAAACAGTGTGGTTAATACGGTGACCACTTCAGCTCCTGTTTCGCTTGAAGCCATCTATTTCGATTTTGATAATTTTAGTCTGAACGAACAAGCTCGCAAAGCCATCGCACGCAATCTTGAAATACTTCGCAACAATCCGAATTTAAGAATCAGCCTTGCAGGTTTCGCCGATTCACGCGGATCTGCTTCTTACAATATGGTTTTGTCGAAACGCAGACTGAATACGGTTTTCAATTTCCTGATTAAAATGGGAATCGACAGAAGCAGAATTCTTATTAGCGAAGCTAAAGGCGAATCACAACCGGTGAATCGTTGTACCGATGGGGTGGATTGTTCGGAAGATGAACATGCGAAAAATCGTCGCGTAGAATTTATTATTGCTCCCGAAGTTTAA
- a CDS encoding UDP-2,3-diacylglucosamine diphosphatase — MKRRKVDLVVISDTHLGTYGCHAKELLQYLKSIKPKKLILNGDIIDIWQFKKSYFPKEHLQIIKQITSWISKGVEVIYITGNHDEMLRKFAGFKLGSFCITNKVVLPLKTGKAWIFHGDVFDVTMKHSKWLAKLGGKGYDLLILLNRFINLISEKLGRGKISLSKKIKDNVKTAVKFISNFEDTASDLAIAKEYEYVVCGHIHQPCMREIVNEKGKVMYLNSGDWVENCTSLEYHEGEWKLYRFQDDLVAQKIKISKKEKEHVDEKFLFKKLTEEFEMIS, encoded by the coding sequence ATTAAACGTAGAAAAGTAGATCTGGTTGTTATTTCAGATACCCATCTGGGAACCTATGGTTGCCACGCAAAAGAATTATTGCAATACCTCAAAAGTATTAAACCAAAAAAACTAATTCTTAACGGGGATATCATTGATATATGGCAATTCAAAAAAAGTTATTTTCCTAAAGAACATTTACAAATTATTAAACAAATCACTTCCTGGATTTCGAAAGGTGTGGAAGTAATATACATTACCGGAAACCACGATGAAATGCTGCGAAAATTTGCAGGTTTTAAATTGGGAAGTTTTTGCATTACCAACAAAGTCGTTTTGCCACTAAAAACCGGAAAAGCATGGATTTTTCATGGTGATGTATTTGATGTTACCATGAAACATTCCAAATGGCTGGCCAAATTAGGTGGTAAAGGTTATGACTTGTTAATCCTTCTGAACCGCTTTATTAATTTGATTTCCGAAAAGTTGGGAAGAGGTAAAATATCTCTTTCAAAAAAAATCAAAGACAATGTTAAAACGGCTGTAAAATTCATCAGCAATTTCGAAGATACTGCTTCTGATTTAGCTATTGCAAAAGAGTATGAATATGTGGTATGCGGACATATCCACCAACCTTGCATGCGAGAAATTGTAAACGAAAAAGGTAAAGTTATGTACCTCAATTCGGGAGATTGGGTAGAAAACTGCACTTCGCTCGAATACCACGAAGGAGAATGGAAATTATATCGTTTTCAGGATGATTTAGTGGCGCAGAAGATCAAAATCAGTAAAAAGGAAAAAGAACATGTGGATGAAAAATTCCTTTTTAAAAAATTAACCGAAGAATTCGAAATGATTTCATGA